A single Paraburkholderia sp. FT54 DNA region contains:
- a CDS encoding DUF6723 family protein: MSKTAFIPSVPATSEDEFEISATSKLAGYRRFFGVLKVVRTTDGRVLFPFDGAPELGPYATKLEAVAAAQVYGEHIVTSDLARPEL; this comes from the coding sequence ATGAGCAAGACTGCATTTATTCCCAGCGTCCCCGCGACGTCGGAGGACGAATTTGAGATTTCAGCCACCTCGAAACTGGCCGGCTACCGGCGTTTCTTCGGCGTGTTGAAAGTGGTTCGAACCACCGACGGACGCGTGCTGTTTCCGTTCGACGGCGCGCCCGAACTCGGGCCATATGCGACCAAGCTGGAAGCGGTCGCGGCGGCACAGGTGTACGGCGAACACATCGTCACCAGCGATCTGGCGCGCCCGGAATTGTAG
- a CDS encoding glutathione S-transferase family protein — protein sequence MTTDRTITLFHSPQCRSVSALTLLEELGATYQLKVLNMKAGEQRKAPYLAINPLGKVPAILHGDALVTEQVAIFIYLADLFPEAGLAPALNDPSRGPYLRWLVYYAACYEPALVDKAMKREPAPPATSPYGDFDSMIGTVTSQLQAAPYLLGDTLSAADILWGIALHWGMMFKLVPETPVLLEYVERICSRPSFVSVSERDVALAAEHAAAVKDA from the coding sequence ATGACCACAGACCGCACGATCACGCTGTTCCATTCGCCGCAGTGCCGTTCCGTCAGCGCGCTCACGTTGCTTGAAGAACTCGGCGCGACGTATCAGTTGAAAGTGTTGAACATGAAGGCCGGCGAGCAGCGCAAAGCGCCCTATCTCGCCATCAATCCGCTCGGTAAAGTGCCGGCGATTCTTCACGGCGACGCGCTGGTCACCGAACAGGTCGCCATCTTCATCTATCTGGCCGACCTGTTTCCTGAAGCCGGTCTCGCGCCGGCGCTGAACGATCCGTCGCGCGGGCCGTATCTGCGCTGGCTGGTGTACTACGCGGCGTGCTACGAGCCGGCGCTAGTCGACAAAGCGATGAAGCGCGAACCCGCGCCGCCCGCCACTTCGCCCTATGGCGATTTCGATTCGATGATCGGAACCGTGACAAGCCAGTTGCAGGCCGCGCCCTATCTGCTCGGGGACACGCTGTCGGCGGCGGATATCTTGTGGGGCATCGCCTTGCATTGGGGAATGATGTTCAAGCTGGTGCCCGAAACGCCGGTCCTGCTCGAGTACGTCGAACGCATTTGCTCACGGCCGAGCTTCGTGAGCGTGAGCGAGCGGGACGTCGCGCTGGCGGCCGAACACGCAGCAGCAGTCAAAGACGCCTGA